One Campylobacter concisus DNA segment encodes these proteins:
- a CDS encoding acetyl-CoA carboxylase biotin carboxylase subunit: MELKRILIANRGEIALRALRTIKEMGKEAVVVYSTADKDALYVKYADVAICIGKERSSDSYLNIPAIISAAEISEADAIFPGYGFLSENQNFVEICSHHKIKFIGPSVAAMALMSDKSKAKQVMQRAGVPVIPGSDGAVADTKAAKELAKKIGYPVILKAAAGGGGRGMRVVEKEADLEKAFWSAESEAMSAFGDGTMYMEKYILNPRHIEVQIIGDSHGNVLHIGERDCSMQRRHQKLIEESPAILLDEKTRERLHETAIKAAKAIGYEGAGTFEFLVDKNLDFYFIEMNTRLQVEHTVSEMVSGLDIIELMIKVAEGEKLPSQKSIELKGHAIECRITAEDPNTFTPCPGKITKYVCPGGRNVRMDSHIYQDYSIPPYYDSMIGKLVVWDTDRNRAIHKMKVALDQLIISGIKTTKDFHIAMMENKDFLSNNYDTNYLSRH; encoded by the coding sequence ATGGAATTAAAGAGAATTTTAATCGCAAACCGCGGTGAGATCGCTCTTCGTGCTTTGCGAACGATAAAGGAGATGGGTAAAGAAGCTGTTGTAGTTTATTCAACTGCTGACAAAGACGCGCTTTACGTAAAATACGCTGACGTGGCTATTTGTATCGGTAAAGAGCGCTCAAGCGATAGCTACCTAAATATCCCAGCTATCATAAGCGCAGCTGAGATCAGCGAAGCAGACGCTATCTTCCCAGGTTATGGCTTTTTAAGTGAAAATCAAAATTTTGTTGAAATTTGCTCACATCACAAGATCAAATTCATTGGACCAAGCGTTGCTGCGATGGCTTTGATGAGTGACAAGAGTAAGGCAAAACAGGTCATGCAAAGAGCTGGCGTGCCAGTCATCCCTGGCTCAGACGGCGCTGTGGCTGACACAAAAGCAGCAAAAGAGCTAGCTAAAAAGATAGGCTATCCTGTCATACTAAAAGCTGCTGCAGGCGGCGGCGGACGCGGTATGCGCGTGGTTGAAAAAGAGGCTGATTTAGAAAAAGCATTTTGGTCTGCTGAGAGTGAGGCGATGAGTGCATTTGGCGATGGCACAATGTATATGGAAAAATATATCCTAAATCCACGCCACATCGAGGTTCAAATCATCGGCGATAGCCACGGCAACGTGCTTCACATAGGTGAGCGCGACTGCTCTATGCAGCGCCGTCACCAAAAGCTGATCGAAGAGAGTCCAGCCATCTTGCTTGATGAAAAAACAAGAGAGAGGCTACATGAAACTGCCATAAAAGCGGCAAAAGCGATCGGCTACGAGGGAGCTGGTACGTTTGAGTTTTTGGTTGATAAAAATTTAGACTTTTACTTTATCGAGATGAACACAAGGCTTCAAGTCGAGCACACAGTTAGCGAAATGGTAAGTGGGCTTGATATCATCGAGCTTATGATAAAAGTGGCTGAGGGTGAAAAGCTACCGTCACAAAAAAGCATCGAGCTAAAAGGCCATGCGATCGAGTGCAGAATCACAGCTGAGGATCCAAACACCTTTACTCCGTGCCCTGGCAAGATCACAAAATATGTCTGTCCAGGTGGCCGCAACGTGAGAATGGATAGTCACATCTATCAAGACTACTCTATACCGCCGTATTATGACAGCATGATCGGCAAGCTCGTAGTTTGGGACACAGATAGAAATAGAGCCATTCACAAGATGAAAGTAGCTCTTGATCAGCTAATAATAAGTGGCATAAAAACAACAAAAGATTTTCACATCGCCATGATGGAAAATAAAGACTTTTTAAGCAACAACTACGATACAAACTATCTTTCAAGACATTAA
- the accB gene encoding acetyl-CoA carboxylase biotin carboxyl carrier protein: MKKEDIKELIEFFNGMEMNHIKIKSGDFEVELEKFADYCAPAKPVAQAAAPTPTPVNVVVSSEVKPAANSPKDSIKSPMVGTFYAAPSPGAAPFVKVGQRVRKGDVVGIIEAMKIMNEIEAEFDCQITEMLVSDGQPVEFGLPLFGVEKN, from the coding sequence ATGAAAAAAGAAGACATAAAAGAACTTATCGAATTTTTTAATGGTATGGAGATGAATCATATCAAGATAAAAAGTGGTGATTTTGAAGTCGAGCTAGAGAAATTTGCAGATTATTGCGCGCCTGCGAAGCCAGTGGCACAAGCAGCAGCTCCAACGCCAACACCTGTAAATGTTGTCGTTAGCTCAGAGGTAAAACCAGCTGCAAATTCGCCAAAAGATAGCATAAAATCTCCTATGGTAGGTACTTTCTACGCTGCTCCAAGCCCAGGCGCTGCACCATTTGTAAAAGTAGGTCAAAGAGTGAGAAAAGGCGATGTAGTGGGCATCATCGAAGCTATGAAGATCATGAACGAGATCGAGGCTGAGTTTGACTGCCAGATCACTGAGATGCTAGTCTCTGACGGACAGCCAGTTGAGTTTGGATTGCCGTTATTTGGCGTGGAGAAAAATTAA
- a CDS encoding nicotinate phosphoribosyltransferase: MNELELKMQGKIERLTDKTFRLDPRIGEGYFTAKYFLKVNEIIKQNLPNQHVTMQFFQRRDDIVLCGIDEVLAIVNKFAKNPSELEIYALDDGDIINANEPVLKISGKYENFGFLENVIDATLTRRSCVATNSRDVIRAANGKVVFSMADRQDDICTQPGDGYASFIGGIKKVATDAQGELTGLKGGGTMPHALIQMCGGDVVKACQIYAKTFENEQITALVDYNNDVITDALKAANALKERLGAVRVDTSKNLIDRYFEDKDTSKFDPHGVCKELIFALREALDKAGFKHVKIVVSSGFNPQKMSEFEKFNTPVDIYGVGSYLVKNDICGFTGDLVELNGKNEAKFGRKNFASDRLKRVKF; encoded by the coding sequence ATGAACGAACTTGAGCTAAAGATGCAAGGCAAGATAGAGAGGCTAACAGATAAGACTTTTAGGCTAGATCCAAGGATCGGCGAGGGCTATTTCACAGCGAAATACTTTCTAAAAGTAAATGAGATAATTAAGCAAAACCTGCCTAATCAGCACGTGACGATGCAGTTTTTCCAAAGGCGTGATGATATCGTGCTTTGCGGTATCGACGAAGTTTTAGCGATAGTCAATAAATTTGCCAAAAATCCAAGCGAGCTTGAAATTTACGCGCTTGATGATGGCGATATCATAAATGCAAACGAGCCAGTTTTAAAGATAAGCGGCAAGTATGAAAATTTCGGCTTTTTAGAAAACGTGATCGACGCGACGCTTACTAGAAGAAGCTGCGTGGCGACAAACTCTAGAGACGTGATAAGAGCGGCAAATGGCAAGGTCGTCTTTAGCATGGCAGACAGACAAGACGACATCTGCACGCAGCCAGGCGACGGATATGCCTCATTTATCGGCGGCATCAAAAAGGTCGCCACAGACGCTCAGGGCGAGCTTACAGGGCTAAAAGGTGGCGGCACCATGCCTCATGCGCTCATTCAAATGTGCGGCGGAGACGTGGTGAAGGCTTGTCAAATTTATGCCAAAACCTTTGAAAACGAGCAGATCACGGCACTAGTTGATTATAACAACGATGTGATAACAGACGCACTAAAGGCTGCAAATGCCCTAAAGGAGAGACTTGGCGCGGTTAGAGTGGATACTAGTAAAAATTTGATAGATAGGTATTTTGAGGACAAAGATACGAGCAAATTTGACCCGCATGGCGTTTGCAAGGAGCTTATATTTGCTCTAAGAGAGGCGCTTGATAAAGCTGGCTTTAAGCACGTTAAAATAGTCGTTAGCTCAGGCTTTAACCCGCAAAAAATGAGCGAATTTGAGAAATTTAACACCCCAGTTGATATTTACGGCGTGGGAAGCTATCTTGTTAAAAATGATATTTGTGGCTTTACAGGCGATCTAGTCGAGCTAAACGGCAAAAATGAAGCTAAATTTGGCAGGAAAAATTTCGCTTCAGATAGGCTAAAAAGAGTGAAATTTTAG
- a CDS encoding chemotaxis protein: MKFIKILTFLALLLTACSAANYANAFEKVGILEDGVYRFSQNGIGVKKDLLVKVISVQHADNSRKKIISMLNIPKKSKITDFKTSDAGVIVWPFYEFDGKFITTIIVENIKKEDSDQKLIKMLELKHPFYSTLQARRKGAKDAIDVKYVLNFKEAKLVKSF; encoded by the coding sequence ATGAAATTTATAAAAATTTTAACGTTTCTAGCGCTTTTGCTGACCGCCTGCTCCGCGGCAAACTACGCTAATGCCTTTGAAAAGGTTGGTATCCTTGAGGACGGCGTTTATCGCTTTAGTCAAAATGGTATCGGTGTCAAAAAAGACCTACTTGTAAAGGTGATCTCAGTGCAACATGCGGACAACTCACGCAAAAAGATCATCTCCATGCTAAATATCCCTAAAAAGTCTAAAATTACAGACTTTAAAACAAGCGATGCAGGCGTGATAGTCTGGCCATTTTACGAGTTTGATGGCAAATTTATAACGACAATAATCGTTGAAAATATAAAAAAAGAAGATAGCGATCAAAAGCTGATTAAGATGCTTGAACTTAAGCATCCGTTTTACTCAACGCTCCAAGCTCGAAGAAAAGGGGCTAAAGACGCCATAGACGTGAAATACGTGCTAAATTTCAAAGAGGCAAAGCTGGTAAAATCGTTTTAA
- a CDS encoding menaquinone biosynthesis family protein, whose protein sequence is MYAAVKFGWVSSKNLAFTSKALDIETLNEEALKGTYEATAISFALYPKICDEFALLRCAVSFGNGYGPKLIKLKDKQLKRNFKVALSGKNTTNALLFRIAYPEARIVYKNFLEIENAVLSGEVDAGVLIHESILNFSDKLCVEREIWDIWSELNGENLPLPLGGMALRRSLPITDAIECERVLSEAVRIATSHKPFLSHMLMERNLIRVGKDELKAYLNLYANDESISMNETQLKALNKLYQIGYDKGFFEKPIDVNDYLIPTEYNEARFS, encoded by the coding sequence ATGTATGCTGCGGTCAAATTTGGCTGGGTTAGCAGTAAAAATTTAGCCTTTACATCAAAGGCGCTTGATATAGAAACGCTAAACGAAGAGGCGCTAAAAGGCACTTATGAGGCTACGGCGATCAGCTTTGCACTCTATCCTAAAATTTGCGATGAATTTGCACTTTTACGCTGCGCGGTGAGCTTTGGCAACGGATATGGTCCAAAGCTTATCAAGCTAAAAGATAAGCAGCTAAAGCGAAATTTCAAGGTCGCACTCTCTGGCAAAAACACGACAAATGCCCTGCTCTTTCGCATAGCCTACCCAGAGGCAAGGATCGTTTATAAAAATTTCTTAGAGATCGAAAATGCCGTGCTTAGCGGCGAGGTCGATGCTGGCGTGCTCATACATGAAAGTATCTTAAATTTCTCTGACAAGCTCTGCGTCGAGCGTGAAATTTGGGATATCTGGAGCGAGCTAAACGGCGAAAATTTACCGCTTCCACTTGGCGGTATGGCGCTTAGACGAAGTCTGCCGATAACTGACGCCATCGAGTGCGAGAGAGTGCTTAGCGAGGCCGTTAGGATCGCCACTTCGCACAAGCCATTTTTATCTCACATGCTAATGGAGCGAAATTTAATAAGAGTTGGCAAAGACGAGCTTAAAGCGTATCTAAATTTATATGCAAATGACGAGTCCATCAGCATGAACGAAACGCAGCTAAAAGCGCTAAATAAGCTCTATCAAATAGGCTATGATAAAGGCTTTTTTGAAAAGCCAATCGACGTAAACGACTACCTAATCCCAACTGAATACAACGAAGCAAGGTTTAGCTGA
- the fliQ gene encoding flagellar biosynthesis protein FliQ, translated as MMQSTLVSLGVETFKIALYISLPMLLSGLIAGLIISIFQATTQINETTLSFVPKILLVVVVIIFLMPWMISMMVEFTTRMLDFIPEFIQ; from the coding sequence CTGATGCAAAGTACGCTTGTCTCGCTTGGAGTTGAAACCTTTAAGATCGCCCTTTATATCAGCCTTCCGATGCTGCTAAGCGGACTAATCGCTGGTCTTATCATCTCCATCTTTCAAGCGACCACGCAGATAAACGAAACCACGCTAAGCTTCGTGCCAAAGATCTTGCTAGTCGTCGTTGTCATCATATTTTTGATGCCTTGGATGATCTCGATGATGGTTGAATTTACCACTCGTATGCTTGATTTTATACCGGAATTTATCCAGTGA
- a CDS encoding UDP-N-acetylmuramate dehydrogenase, whose product MTRLVDFSKFTSVRIGGVHEIFEVDSLEDLSSPHFLGSVMIGGGNNLLISPNPPKMAMLGKSFDYINLEICDEKICLEIGAATKSAKIYNFCKQNNIAGLEFLKNIPGTLGGLIKMNAGLLKFSISDNLTHVRLARGWVSKDEISFSYRHSGIDEAILGAKFKLQSGFDASISEAISAKRANQPKGASFGSCFVNPDGHFAGALIEAVGLKGYAIGGAKFSEEHANFLINFNHASFEDATNLINLAKARVLEKFGVELKTEVCIL is encoded by the coding sequence GTGACGAGGCTTGTTGATTTTTCTAAATTTACCTCTGTTAGGATCGGTGGCGTGCATGAAATTTTCGAGGTTGATAGCCTTGAAGATCTAAGCTCGCCTCACTTTTTAGGCTCTGTGATGATAGGTGGGGGCAACAACTTGCTTATCTCGCCAAATCCCCCAAAAATGGCGATGCTTGGCAAGAGCTTTGACTACATAAATTTAGAAATTTGTGATGAAAAAATTTGCCTTGAGATAGGTGCTGCGACAAAATCAGCTAAAATTTATAACTTCTGCAAACAAAACAATATAGCCGGCCTTGAGTTTTTAAAAAACATCCCTGGCACGCTTGGCGGACTTATCAAGATGAATGCTGGGCTGCTTAAATTTAGCATAAGCGACAATCTCACACATGTGCGTCTGGCTCGTGGCTGGGTGAGCAAAGATGAGATAAGCTTTAGCTACCGCCACAGCGGCATAGATGAGGCCATTTTGGGAGCTAAATTTAAGCTTCAAAGCGGCTTTGACGCGAGCATATCTGAAGCTATAAGCGCAAAAAGAGCAAATCAACCAAAAGGAGCTAGCTTTGGCAGCTGTTTTGTAAATCCAGATGGGCACTTTGCAGGGGCATTGATTGAAGCGGTGGGGCTAAAGGGGTATGCGATCGGCGGAGCGAAATTTAGCGAAGAGCACGCAAATTTTTTGATAAATTTTAACCACGCAAGCTTTGAAGACGCCACAAATCTTATAAATTTAGCAAAGGCTAGGGTTTTAGAGAAATTTGGCGTAGAGCTTAAGACTGAAGTTTGCATTTTATAA
- a CDS encoding addiction module antitoxin yields MSEFLSEVFTLSLLFIAIGFYAIYRAKKAQSEHEKNVADYDKNLLNFARILGVKDHIDLVKFDEILAQALKEKLIFKFNKSTTKEEFISFIKDENFKTKPQISQNHIDEAFLNLCASSLIEPLKLAILKNEDQIYGFLFEKEQLFALIDSAALLGENIIICE; encoded by the coding sequence ATGAGTGAGTTTTTGAGCGAAGTTTTTACCCTTTCACTTTTGTTTATAGCTATCGGTTTTTACGCCATTTATAGGGCTAAAAAGGCACAAAGCGAGCATGAGAAAAATGTGGCTGATTACGATAAAAATCTGCTAAATTTCGCCAGAATTTTAGGCGTAAAAGATCATATCGACCTAGTTAAATTTGATGAAATTTTAGCGCAGGCCTTAAAAGAAAAACTAATTTTTAAATTTAATAAATCTACTACCAAAGAGGAATTTATCTCTTTTATAAAAGATGAAAATTTTAAAACCAAACCCCAAATTTCACAAAATCATATCGATGAAGCTTTTTTAAATCTTTGCGCAAGCTCGCTTATAGAGCCGCTTAAGCTTGCGATACTAAAAAATGAAGATCAAATTTATGGATTTTTGTTTGAAAAAGAGCAGCTTTTTGCTCTTATTGATAGCGCTGCGCTGCTTGGCGAAAATATTATAATTTGCGAGTAA
- the recA gene encoding recombinase RecA, protein MAKEKDSDKKIAIPESEADKKKALELALKQIDKAFGKGTLLRLGDKEVEAIESIPTGSLGLDLALGIGGVPKGRIIEIYGPESSGKTTLTLHIIAEAQKAGGICAFVDAEHALDVKYASNLGVNTDNLYVSQPDFGEQALEIVETLARSGAIDLIVVDSVAALTPKSEIDGDMGDQHVGLQARLMSQALRKLTGILSKMKTTVIFINQIRMKIGMMGYGTPETTTGGNALKFYSSVRIDVRKIATLKQNDEPIGNRTKAKVVKNKVAPPFKVAEFDIMFGEGVSKEGEIIDYGVKLDIIDKSGAWFSYKAEKLGQGRENAKAYLKEHPEISDEIVAAIKGSMGIDHLISSSAKDEDDDTNEAGDE, encoded by the coding sequence ATGGCAAAAGAAAAAGATAGTGACAAAAAAATAGCTATCCCAGAGAGCGAAGCGGACAAGAAAAAGGCGCTCGAGCTTGCGCTAAAGCAGATCGATAAAGCTTTTGGCAAGGGCACGCTTTTAAGACTTGGCGACAAAGAGGTTGAGGCGATCGAGTCGATACCGACTGGCTCGCTAGGACTTGATCTGGCTCTTGGCATAGGCGGCGTTCCAAAAGGCAGGATCATCGAGATCTACGGACCAGAGAGCTCTGGTAAGACCACGCTCACACTTCACATCATCGCTGAAGCACAAAAAGCTGGCGGAATTTGTGCGTTTGTCGATGCAGAGCACGCACTAGACGTAAAATACGCTTCAAATTTAGGCGTAAATACCGACAACCTTTACGTCTCTCAGCCAGACTTTGGCGAGCAGGCACTTGAGATCGTTGAGACACTTGCAAGAAGCGGTGCGATCGATCTTATCGTAGTTGATAGCGTTGCTGCACTTACTCCAAAGAGCGAGATAGACGGCGATATGGGCGATCAGCATGTTGGTTTGCAAGCAAGGCTTATGAGCCAGGCGCTTAGAAAGCTAACTGGAATTTTAAGCAAGATGAAGACAACTGTTATCTTCATCAACCAAATTCGTATGAAGATCGGTATGATGGGATATGGCACGCCAGAGACCACAACTGGAGGTAATGCACTTAAATTTTACTCATCTGTAAGAATAGACGTAAGAAAGATAGCTACACTTAAACAAAATGACGAGCCTATCGGCAACCGCACAAAAGCAAAAGTCGTTAAAAACAAGGTGGCACCTCCATTTAAAGTGGCTGAATTTGACATCATGTTTGGCGAGGGTGTGAGCAAAGAGGGCGAGATCATCGACTATGGCGTAAAACTAGACATCATCGACAAATCAGGCGCGTGGTTTAGCTACAAGGCCGAAAAACTAGGTCAAGGTAGAGAAAACGCCAAAGCCTACCTAAAAGAGCACCCAGAAATTTCTGACGAGATAGTAGCGGCGATAAAAGGCTCAATGGGGATAGATCACCTAATAAGCAGCAGCGCAAAAGACGAAGACGACGACACAAACGAAGCAGGAGATGAATAA
- the eno gene encoding phosphopyruvate hydratase, whose protein sequence is MVFIEDVEAHEVLDSRGNPTVRATVRLSDGTEASAIVPSGASTGKREALELRDKDERYAGKGVLKAISNVNEKIAEAVIGLDAYNQKAVDAEMLELDGTHNYSNLGANAVLGVSMAVARAAAKSLNIPLYRYLGGANASILPVPMFNIINGGAHANNSVDFQEFMIMPFGFSTFSEALRAATEIYHKLKSILNAAGHSTAVGDEGGFAPNLKDNEEPLKLISQAVKEAGYELGSQIKLALDVASSELYKDGKYELEGKKFSSDELISYYEKLCEKYPIFSIEDGLSEDDWSGWAELTKRLGSKVQLVGDDLFVTNEKILREGIEKKIANAILIKPNQIGSVTQTMQTVRLAQRNGYRCIMSHRSGESEDAFIADFAVALNTGEIKTGATSRSERNAKYNRLLEIELEAGEFLGDNI, encoded by the coding sequence ATGGTATTTATTGAAGATGTAGAAGCTCACGAGGTTTTAGACAGCAGAGGCAACCCAACAGTCCGCGCAACAGTTAGACTAAGCGACGGCACCGAGGCAAGCGCGATCGTACCAAGCGGTGCAAGCACTGGCAAGCGTGAGGCGCTCGAGCTTCGCGACAAAGACGAGAGATATGCTGGCAAAGGCGTTTTAAAGGCTATTTCAAACGTAAATGAAAAGATCGCAGAAGCAGTGATAGGACTTGATGCTTACAACCAAAAAGCAGTCGATGCGGAGATGCTTGAGCTTGATGGCACGCACAACTACTCAAATTTAGGCGCAAACGCTGTCCTTGGCGTATCTATGGCGGTAGCTCGCGCAGCTGCAAAGAGCCTAAATATCCCACTCTACCGCTATCTTGGCGGTGCAAACGCTAGCATCTTGCCAGTGCCGATGTTTAACATCATAAATGGCGGCGCGCACGCAAATAATAGCGTTGATTTTCAAGAATTTATGATCATGCCATTTGGCTTTAGCACATTTAGCGAGGCGCTAAGAGCTGCAACTGAAATTTACCACAAGCTAAAATCTATCCTAAACGCAGCTGGACACAGCACAGCTGTCGGCGACGAGGGCGGTTTTGCTCCAAATTTAAAAGACAACGAAGAGCCACTAAAGCTCATATCACAAGCCGTAAAAGAGGCTGGATATGAGCTAGGCAGCCAGATAAAACTAGCCCTTGACGTCGCTTCAAGCGAGCTTTACAAAGACGGCAAATACGAGCTTGAAGGCAAGAAATTTAGCAGCGACGAGCTCATTAGCTACTATGAAAAACTTTGCGAAAAATATCCGATATTTTCTATCGAAGATGGTCTTAGTGAGGATGACTGGAGTGGCTGGGCCGAGCTTACAAAAAGGCTTGGTAGCAAGGTGCAGCTAGTTGGCGACGACCTATTTGTTACAAATGAGAAAATTTTACGCGAAGGCATCGAGAAAAAGATCGCAAATGCGATCCTCATCAAGCCAAATCAAATAGGCTCAGTCACGCAAACTATGCAAACTGTCCGCCTTGCTCAAAGAAATGGCTACCGCTGCATAATGAGCCACAGAAGCGGCGAGAGCGAAGATGCGTTTATCGCTGACTTCGCAGTCGCACTAAACACTGGCGAGATAAAGACGGGTGCCACTTCAAGAAGCGAGCGCAACGCGAAATACAACCGCTTGCTTGAGATCGAGCTTGAGGCGGGTGAGTTTTTAGGGGATAATATTTGA
- a CDS encoding AMIN domain-containing protein — protein sequence MKKIWLVLSIFTASLCARENPFMPISELNTSVMTTNVVEKYDSFNSLSFKFPSDAMLLLDVTIRYRANDGSIKEKRLTDINKTIDWNDEFALSKMKNPEPVAAKKLDVSVTMADVPAQKVSTPVIIEKNETKISNKDRNKSSDVPTPNVVVIDLGTKKAKEPAKPEQKVVEVKIEPTTKPVQETKSSEKEVKFLGFISFLTHEKELNIITKAKNLKHFAYEKNKIVLDFAKPPRSFKTRNLKLENNTFKNVIIGWHDKYFRVVLELDKMHKYKLEAVGNGYVLKLL from the coding sequence ATGAAGAAAATTTGGTTAGTTTTATCTATATTTACAGCGAGCTTATGCGCTAGAGAAAACCCATTTATGCCTATTAGCGAGCTAAACACAAGCGTTATGACGACAAATGTCGTAGAGAAATATGACAGTTTCAACTCGCTCTCGTTTAAATTTCCAAGCGATGCGATGCTTTTGCTTGATGTCACCATAAGATACAGAGCAAATGACGGCAGCATAAAAGAAAAAAGACTAACCGATATAAACAAAACTATCGACTGGAACGATGAATTTGCCCTAAGCAAGATGAAAAATCCAGAACCAGTCGCAGCTAAAAAACTAGATGTTTCTGTCACGATGGCGGATGTACCAGCTCAAAAGGTTAGCACGCCGGTGATAATAGAAAAAAATGAGACTAAAATTTCAAACAAAGATAGAAATAAAAGCTCAGATGTGCCAACTCCAAACGTCGTGGTGATCGACCTTGGCACAAAAAAAGCAAAAGAGCCTGCTAAACCTGAGCAAAAGGTAGTCGAAGTAAAAATTGAGCCTACTACAAAGCCTGTTCAAGAGACAAAAAGCAGCGAAAAAGAGGTTAAATTTTTAGGATTTATCAGCTTTTTAACACATGAAAAAGAGCTAAATATCATCACAAAAGCTAAAAATTTAAAACATTTTGCTTACGAGAAAAATAAGATCGTACTTGACTTTGCAAAACCTCCAAGAAGCTTTAAAACTAGAAATTTAAAGCTTGAAAACAATACTTTTAAAAACGTCATAATCGGTTGGCATGACAAGTATTTCAGAGTGGTTTTAGAGCTTGATAAGATGCATAAATATAAGCTTGAAGCCGTTGGAAATGGATATGTGCTTAAGCTTTTATAG